Proteins encoded within one genomic window of Flavobacteriales bacterium:
- the atpG gene encoding ATP synthase F1 subunit gamma: MASLKEVRTRITSVSSTQQITSAMKMVSAAKLRRAQDAIVQMRPYATKLQEMLWNLSAALEGESNSPFSAENGSKKVLFVAITSNRGLCGAFNANIIKRVNSTIRKDYADISATDVEILTIGKKASDFFKKSSLNHAGKYDELYDNLDFQHVSEVAGKVMQWYLEGKYGRIFLVYNEFMNAASQVVQVEPFLPAQPPKAEDADTKAVSIDYIFEPDQASIVNELIPKSLKTQFYKALLDSHAAEHGARMTAMHKATDNAKDLLKELKLTYNKARQAAITTEILEIVGGAEALNS; the protein is encoded by the coding sequence GTGGCCAGTTTAAAAGAAGTCAGGACCAGGATAACCTCGGTAAGCTCAACACAGCAGATCACCAGTGCCATGAAAATGGTGTCGGCGGCTAAGCTGAGAAGGGCGCAGGATGCCATTGTACAAATGCGGCCCTATGCTACCAAGTTGCAGGAAATGCTGTGGAACCTGAGTGCGGCGCTGGAGGGTGAAAGCAATTCGCCGTTTTCTGCGGAAAACGGTTCAAAGAAAGTGCTGTTTGTTGCGATCACATCCAACCGTGGATTGTGCGGTGCGTTCAATGCAAACATCATCAAGCGTGTGAATAGCACGATACGCAAGGACTACGCGGATATCAGTGCCACGGATGTGGAAATACTTACCATCGGTAAAAAGGCGTCGGATTTCTTCAAGAAGTCTTCTCTGAACCATGCCGGCAAGTACGATGAATTATACGACAACCTCGACTTCCAGCATGTGTCTGAAGTTGCCGGAAAGGTGATGCAGTGGTATCTGGAAGGGAAGTACGGCAGGATATTTCTTGTTTACAACGAATTTATGAATGCAGCCAGTCAGGTTGTTCAGGTAGAACCCTTCCTACCCGCTCAGCCACCTAAAGCTGAGGATGCGGATACAAAGGCTGTTTCTATAGACTACATCTTTGAGCCGGATCAAGCTTCCATTGTAAATGAGCTGATCCCGAAATCTCTGAAAACGCAGTTCTACAAAGCCCTCCTGGATTCTCATGCAGCAGAACATGGTGCACGAATGACGGCCATGCATAAGGCTACCGACAATGCCAAGGATCTGCTGAAAGAATTGAAGCTGACCTACAACAAGGCCAGACAGGCAGCCATCACCACGGAGATCCTTGAGATCGTGGGTGGTGCCGAGGCATTGAATTCCTGA
- a CDS encoding GHKL domain-containing protein: MNKLRAIVRNRFFYLLISILFFVATILVDLYRGREYYQQQKASQFQETLHHNEDVLDGVLSQMSRPGNQQNFDSLMIHVQADMDRLYREHGIVILGYKWDTLQFWSSISATFPTIHSKSPFTQEGLIRLDNGWYEVRLSRNNRSVWVGLLLIKNDYPYRNRYLESRFHKSYALPEESSLGHQETMSFRDIKDNKDRFLLSLVIAKDPKPTGAGRTLPVILAVIGLLFILLYLEKECAVMAGNIGDLWAGLLLMGTVLILRHLMMKVKFPAGLYELDIFSPTHYAASSFFPSLGDFFINVCILFYLAVVVNKRIHMKAINVRSNVVLKVSVATGLLFLLFYYGWFITDLIRGLVEHSKVSMNLNDVFSLNAYSYIGFVSIGLLLFSFLLLADKWFVSVIRYVSDGLVSTGGRITGQTTRRLLVAYLIASGAYVVVSHFKGVADLIMMMWPLLIIPVSGYFRRVPGKTYRFSNVIVIVLLFALLTSHLLSKYNGFNEKKNMEYLASALAEEPDHIGEVLFSQQEDRILDDEEIRKYFTRPDLRNEDKVKDRVIQKYFSGYWDKYEVTVYLFPLHRNDKSNGRSSEEPQMQLLDRRINLDGRSTDLSDRLFRIEGTTDRSAYLARFRYGNNMLATNGPGSLYIELKAKIIPKGIGYPELLIDASNSEIKKRNKLENFSYAQYRGGSLVDHRGDFPYNLTVSSFLKNPKDGVTLLMGGYRHVFKVTGDQVTVVSGKQKQFLDHSSLFSYLFVFLSLFAALLATVGFLPLEINLMALNFKNRIQLYIMLILFFALTVVGAGTIYYINQQYNTANYQNIRERINSVLIEMENKLGDSPDIAQGMESYVTYVLKRFSNVFFTDINLFDKNGNLIASSRQNLFDQGLIARKMDPRAYAEMVIGQKADFVQEENVGKLKYFAAYVPFRNNNNELMAYLSLPYFAKKNEIERSVQSFMATLINIYGLLLMLTLLGAWLLASRITQPLQMIQVKLGKIKLGHSNEPIEWNSNDEIGGLVREYNRMIKELASSVEKLQKSERESAWQEMARQVAHEIKNPLTPMKLSIQHLERAWKDKAPDREERLKNFTRSMIEQIETLSTIATEFSNFAKMPVQKNEDIDLSRLLDNTTRLFEESEQVEVVYMNRTKGEARVFADKDQLVRVFNNLIKNGIQAIPEDRAGKIEVVLEDEGRQWIIEVRDNGSGIPRDQLDKIFVPNFTTKTGGMGLGLAMVKNIVEGFGGSIWFETSEGKGTVFVIALPKPVGSQGKT; encoded by the coding sequence ATGAATAAGTTACGGGCCATTGTAAGGAACCGTTTTTTTTACCTGCTGATCTCCATCCTGTTTTTTGTGGCTACCATCCTGGTGGACTTATACCGGGGACGGGAATACTATCAGCAACAAAAGGCATCACAGTTCCAGGAGACGTTGCATCACAATGAAGATGTGTTGGATGGTGTCCTTTCCCAAATGTCGCGGCCTGGCAACCAGCAGAACTTTGATAGTCTGATGATTCATGTCCAGGCTGATATGGACAGGCTATACCGTGAGCATGGTATTGTTATCCTGGGTTATAAATGGGATACACTGCAGTTCTGGAGCAGCATCTCCGCTACCTTTCCCACCATCCATTCCAAAAGCCCTTTTACACAGGAAGGATTGATCCGACTGGACAATGGATGGTATGAAGTTCGTCTCTCAAGAAATAACCGCAGCGTTTGGGTAGGGCTGTTGCTGATCAAAAATGATTACCCCTATCGTAACCGGTATCTTGAAAGCCGTTTCCACAAAAGTTATGCATTGCCTGAGGAAAGCAGCCTCGGCCATCAGGAGACCATGTCTTTCCGGGATATTAAAGACAACAAAGACAGGTTCCTGCTTTCGTTGGTCATTGCCAAAGACCCCAAGCCTACCGGAGCCGGTAGGACATTGCCCGTGATTTTAGCTGTGATAGGATTGTTGTTTATTCTGCTTTATCTGGAGAAAGAGTGTGCAGTGATGGCGGGAAATATCGGAGATCTCTGGGCCGGATTGTTGCTCATGGGTACGGTTTTGATACTCCGACACCTGATGATGAAAGTGAAGTTCCCTGCCGGGTTATACGAACTGGATATCTTCAGTCCGACCCACTATGCCGCCTCTTCCTTTTTTCCGTCACTTGGTGATTTTTTTATTAACGTATGCATCCTCTTCTACCTGGCCGTGGTGGTGAATAAGCGCATTCACATGAAGGCGATAAATGTCCGGTCCAACGTTGTATTAAAGGTCTCCGTAGCAACGGGATTGCTCTTTCTGCTGTTTTATTACGGATGGTTTATCACTGACCTTATCCGCGGATTGGTGGAACATTCCAAAGTTTCCATGAACCTGAATGATGTATTCTCATTGAATGCATACAGCTATATAGGCTTTGTTTCCATTGGTTTACTCCTGTTCTCTTTTTTGCTTCTGGCAGACAAATGGTTCGTTTCGGTGATCAGGTATGTCAGTGATGGTTTGGTCAGTACCGGTGGTCGGATCACCGGTCAGACAACCAGAAGATTGTTGGTGGCTTACCTTATCGCCTCCGGGGCATATGTCGTGGTTTCGCATTTCAAAGGTGTTGCTGACCTGATCATGATGATGTGGCCGTTGCTGATCATTCCCGTTTCAGGATATTTCAGGCGGGTTCCGGGCAAAACCTACCGCTTTAGTAACGTGATTGTGATCGTATTGCTGTTTGCCCTGCTCACCTCCCACTTGCTGTCGAAGTACAACGGCTTTAATGAGAAGAAAAACATGGAATACCTTGCAAGCGCACTTGCAGAGGAGCCGGATCATATCGGAGAAGTATTGTTCTCACAGCAGGAAGACAGAATTCTGGATGATGAGGAGATCAGGAAATACTTTACGAGACCGGATCTCCGGAATGAGGACAAAGTAAAGGATAGGGTCATTCAGAAATATTTCAGCGGATATTGGGATAAATATGAGGTGACCGTATATCTCTTTCCTCTCCACCGTAATGATAAGTCAAATGGCCGTTCTTCCGAGGAGCCGCAAATGCAACTTCTGGATCGGAGAATAAACCTGGACGGTCGTTCTACTGACCTGTCAGACCGGCTGTTCCGCATCGAGGGCACCACGGATCGGAGCGCCTATCTGGCTCGTTTCAGATATGGAAATAATATGCTTGCGACCAATGGTCCGGGAAGTTTATATATCGAATTAAAGGCGAAGATCATTCCAAAAGGGATCGGATACCCGGAATTGCTCATAGACGCATCCAACAGCGAGATCAAAAAACGGAATAAACTCGAGAACTTTTCCTATGCGCAATACCGCGGCGGATCATTGGTGGATCATCGTGGCGACTTTCCTTATAACCTCACCGTTTCTTCATTCCTGAAGAATCCAAAGGACGGAGTAACTTTACTTATGGGTGGATACAGGCATGTATTCAAAGTAACCGGGGATCAGGTGACGGTTGTGAGTGGAAAGCAAAAGCAGTTCCTGGACCATTCCTCACTCTTTTCATATCTGTTTGTATTCCTTTCGCTCTTTGCTGCATTGCTTGCCACTGTGGGATTCCTGCCGCTTGAGATCAACCTGATGGCGCTGAACTTCAAGAACCGGATTCAACTATATATTATGCTTATTCTGTTCTTTGCTTTAACGGTGGTAGGCGCAGGTACGATCTATTATATCAACCAACAATACAATACCGCCAATTATCAGAACATAAGGGAAAGGATCAATTCTGTTCTGATAGAAATGGAGAACAAACTGGGCGATAGCCCGGATATTGCACAAGGCATGGAGTCCTACGTGACCTATGTGCTCAAACGGTTCTCAAACGTCTTCTTTACGGACATCAACCTGTTTGATAAGAACGGGAATCTCATCGCGTCATCGCGTCAGAATCTTTTTGATCAGGGATTGATTGCAAGAAAGATGGATCCACGGGCTTATGCGGAAATGGTGATAGGGCAGAAGGCAGATTTCGTGCAGGAAGAGAATGTGGGTAAACTGAAATATTTTGCCGCCTATGTGCCATTCCGGAACAATAACAATGAATTGATGGCCTATCTGAGCTTGCCCTATTTTGCCAAGAAGAATGAAATAGAAAGAAGCGTACAGTCATTCATGGCCACGTTGATCAACATTTATGGCTTGCTGCTTATGCTTACGCTGCTGGGGGCATGGTTGCTGGCAAGCCGTATCACACAGCCGCTGCAGATGATCCAGGTGAAACTCGGTAAGATCAAACTGGGCCATTCCAATGAACCCATTGAGTGGAATTCTAATGATGAGATTGGCGGATTGGTGAGGGAGTATAACCGCATGATCAAAGAACTGGCGAGCAGTGTTGAGAAGTTACAAAAATCGGAACGTGAAAGCGCCTGGCAGGAGATGGCGAGACAGGTGGCCCATGAGATCAAGAATCCTCTTACGCCCATGAAGCTGAGTATCCAGCACCTGGAACGTGCCTGGAAAGACAAGGCGCCGGACCGTGAAGAACGCCTGAAGAACTTCACTCGCTCCATGATCGAGCAGATCGAGACCTTGTCGACCATTGCCACGGAATTTTCCAATTTCGCCAAAATGCCTGTTCAGAAAAATGAGGACATTGATCTGTCCCGATTGCTTGACAACACCACCCGTTTGTTTGAGGAATCAGAGCAGGTGGAAGTCGTTTACATGAACAGAACGAAAGGAGAGGCCAGGGTATTTGCCGATAAGGATCAGCTCGTTAGGGTATTCAATAACTTAATTAAGAATGGTATTCAGGCCATACCGGAAGACCGTGCGGGCAAGATCGAAGTAGTCCTTGAGGATGAAGGGAGACAGTGGATCATAGAGGTCAGGGATAATGGCAGTGGCATTCCCAGAGATCAGTTGGATAAGATATTTGTTCCGAATTTTACCACGAAAACCGGTGGTATGGGATTGGGACTGGCCATGGTTAAAAATATCGTCGAAGGCTTCGGTGGTTCTATCTGGTTCGAAACTTCGGAAGGCAAAGGAACAGTATTCGTGATTGCGTTGCCCAAGCCTGTTGGCTCACAAGGCAAGACCTGA
- a CDS encoding DUF3108 domain-containing protein has product MTHPIKYILLATALVLQSMTAGVGTTAPEKVFRQVDYRPFKVGEQLKYRVHYGFVDAGEAQLEVKGLQKIGNRTCYQIVGSGKSQGAFDWFFKVRDRYETYMDTVALFPWVFIRRVNEGGFKLEQDYIFNHFKNKVKSKQKDTEYEVPDNVQDILSAFYFARSLDFSHATKGDEYEIPTFIDEELWPFKIKFVGRETMKTKLGTIKCLKFNPVIQVGRVFKAEEDLTIWISDDPNHIPIRLQAEVLVGSIKMDIKSVKGEAYPMAIIQD; this is encoded by the coding sequence ATGACCCATCCGATAAAATATATCTTGTTGGCTACAGCCCTGGTGTTGCAATCCATGACAGCAGGCGTAGGTACGACAGCACCGGAAAAGGTATTCCGGCAGGTTGATTACCGCCCGTTCAAAGTTGGGGAGCAACTGAAGTACAGGGTACACTATGGTTTTGTGGACGCCGGTGAAGCCCAATTAGAAGTAAAGGGACTTCAGAAGATCGGTAACCGGACCTGTTACCAGATTGTAGGTTCAGGCAAGTCACAAGGTGCCTTTGATTGGTTTTTCAAGGTCCGGGACCGCTATGAAACCTATATGGACACCGTGGCCCTTTTCCCATGGGTGTTCATTCGTCGCGTGAATGAGGGCGGTTTTAAGCTGGAGCAGGACTACATCTTCAACCACTTTAAGAACAAGGTAAAAAGCAAACAGAAGGACACCGAATATGAGGTTCCGGACAACGTGCAGGACATTCTTTCCGCATTTTATTTTGCCCGCTCCCTTGATTTTTCACATGCCACAAAAGGCGATGAATATGAAATTCCCACGTTTATCGACGAAGAATTATGGCCGTTCAAAATAAAATTTGTCGGACGGGAGACCATGAAGACCAAACTCGGCACCATTAAATGCCTCAAATTCAACCCTGTTATTCAGGTAGGACGCGTGTTTAAGGCTGAGGAGGATCTAACGATCTGGATCTCGGACGACCCTAACCACATTCCCATCCGTTTGCAGGCGGAAGTGCTCGTAGGTTCTATTAAAATGGACATTAAAAGCGTGAAAGGAGAAGCCTATCCGATGGCTATTATCCAGGATTGA
- a CDS encoding leucine--tRNA ligase → MEYHFQDIERKWRKYWKENNTYRTVEDTQREKCYVLDMFPYPSGAGLHVGHPLGYIASDIYSRFKRMKGFNVLHPMGYDAFGLPAEQYAIQTGQHPAVTIEKNIERYREQMDLLGFSFDWDREVRTCDPAYYKWTQWIFIQLFHHWFNKDTGKAEPISTLITTFGQSGNQNVHASAGPVAKFDADQWKAMSEDEQRKILLNYRLAYLSEAVVNWCPELGTVLANDEVKDGRSERGGYPVVQKKMKQWSLRITAYAERLLQGLDEVDWSDALKEIQRNWIGKSHGANIFFHVEQSDARIQVFTTRPDTIFGATFMVLAPEHELVAKITTDDQKAEVENYIEQTSRKTERDRMANVKTVSGCFTGAYAINPFNNEKIPVWIADYVLAGYGTGAIMAVPSGDERDWRFAKHYNLNIVPVIEGQNVDECAEESKDGVLINSDFLNGMKVQEAIKTAIKKIEELGIGKGTINYKLRDAVFGRQRYWGEPIPVYYKNGIPYTADEDELPVVLPEITEYKPTESGEAPLARAKNWKYKGEFAYEQTTMPGWAGSSWYWLRYMDPGNENHLVASEKEKYWQQVDLYIGGSEHATGHLLYSRFWNHFLHDLGVVSHREPFKKLVNQGMILGVAHMVHFNPDTKTAYSYDLVKSGKHEGALITTYALIDHIQQEVLDTEAFKNWKPEMNDYTFVSNDAGEFLCESAVEKMSKSKFNVVSPDRNPETGKEGIVERYGADTLRLYEMFLGPLTIAKPWDTKGIEGTFRFLKKMWGLFYDRDGNVLLENGEATKDELKVLHKTIKKTEDDIERLSFNTAVSQFMICINELSDLKCNKRSILDPLIRLVAPFAPHIAEELWQTLGHKESICHAGFPVCDEAYLADDTVTYPVSFNGKTRFTVELPADLSPADIEKEVMAMESSAKWLDGKQPRKVIVVPGRIVNVVV, encoded by the coding sequence ATGGAATACCATTTTCAGGACATTGAAAGAAAGTGGCGTAAGTACTGGAAAGAAAACAATACTTACCGGACAGTCGAAGATACGCAGCGCGAAAAGTGCTATGTACTGGACATGTTCCCATATCCTTCCGGTGCCGGCTTGCATGTCGGCCATCCCCTGGGCTATATCGCATCGGATATTTATTCCCGCTTCAAGAGGATGAAGGGATTTAACGTACTTCATCCCATGGGCTATGATGCCTTCGGTCTTCCTGCAGAACAGTATGCAATCCAAACGGGACAACATCCCGCAGTCACCATAGAGAAAAACATTGAACGATACCGTGAGCAGATGGACCTGCTTGGTTTCTCCTTTGATTGGGACAGGGAAGTCCGTACGTGCGATCCGGCTTATTATAAATGGACACAGTGGATCTTTATCCAGCTGTTCCATCACTGGTTCAACAAAGACACAGGAAAGGCTGAACCCATTTCGACCCTCATCACAACCTTCGGGCAATCGGGCAACCAAAATGTACATGCATCTGCCGGACCCGTCGCCAAGTTTGATGCAGACCAATGGAAGGCCATGTCGGAGGATGAACAAAGAAAAATCCTTCTGAACTACCGGCTTGCCTATCTCTCCGAAGCGGTGGTCAACTGGTGTCCGGAACTGGGCACCGTGCTTGCCAATGATGAAGTTAAAGATGGGCGATCAGAACGCGGAGGTTATCCCGTGGTACAAAAGAAAATGAAGCAGTGGAGCCTGCGCATCACCGCCTATGCCGAACGCCTTTTGCAAGGACTTGATGAGGTAGACTGGAGCGATGCCCTGAAAGAAATACAACGCAACTGGATTGGCAAGTCCCACGGAGCCAACATCTTTTTTCACGTGGAACAATCCGATGCACGCATCCAGGTCTTCACCACCCGCCCCGACACCATCTTCGGCGCCACCTTCATGGTGCTTGCCCCCGAACATGAACTGGTGGCAAAGATCACCACAGACGATCAAAAAGCGGAAGTAGAAAATTACATCGAACAAACCTCGAGGAAGACCGAAAGAGATCGCATGGCCAATGTGAAAACGGTTAGCGGATGCTTTACCGGAGCCTATGCCATCAATCCCTTTAACAACGAGAAGATCCCTGTTTGGATCGCGGATTATGTGCTCGCCGGGTATGGCACCGGTGCCATCATGGCCGTACCCTCGGGTGACGAACGCGACTGGCGTTTTGCAAAACACTACAACCTGAACATCGTTCCCGTGATCGAAGGCCAGAATGTGGATGAGTGCGCGGAAGAAAGCAAAGACGGCGTCCTCATCAACAGCGATTTCCTGAACGGCATGAAAGTGCAGGAAGCCATCAAAACGGCTATTAAAAAGATTGAGGAGCTGGGGATCGGCAAGGGAACCATCAACTATAAATTGCGGGATGCCGTATTTGGCAGACAACGTTATTGGGGTGAACCCATTCCCGTGTACTATAAGAATGGAATTCCCTACACGGCAGATGAAGACGAACTCCCTGTGGTACTTCCCGAGATCACCGAATACAAGCCCACCGAAAGTGGCGAGGCTCCGTTGGCACGCGCCAAAAACTGGAAATATAAAGGCGAGTTCGCCTACGAACAAACAACCATGCCGGGATGGGCAGGCTCCAGCTGGTACTGGTTGCGCTATATGGATCCTGGAAATGAAAACCATCTCGTTGCATCGGAAAAAGAAAAATACTGGCAGCAGGTAGATCTGTACATTGGCGGTTCTGAGCACGCCACGGGTCACCTTTTGTACTCGCGTTTCTGGAATCATTTCCTGCATGACCTGGGTGTTGTTTCGCATCGGGAGCCTTTTAAAAAACTGGTGAACCAGGGGATGATCCTGGGTGTTGCTCATATGGTTCACTTTAATCCGGATACAAAGACCGCATACTCATACGATTTGGTAAAGTCAGGGAAACACGAAGGAGCATTGATCACAACCTATGCCTTGATTGACCATATTCAACAGGAGGTTCTGGATACGGAAGCTTTCAAGAACTGGAAGCCCGAAATGAATGATTATACATTTGTATCCAACGATGCAGGCGAATTTTTGTGCGAGAGTGCAGTAGAGAAAATGTCCAAGTCTAAGTTCAATGTTGTGTCTCCCGATCGCAACCCGGAGACCGGCAAAGAAGGGATTGTGGAACGCTACGGCGCAGATACCCTGCGCTTGTATGAAATGTTCCTGGGGCCTTTGACAATAGCCAAACCATGGGACACCAAAGGCATTGAAGGAACCTTTCGTTTCCTTAAAAAGATGTGGGGACTTTTTTACGACAGGGACGGAAATGTCCTCCTGGAAAATGGAGAAGCGACGAAGGATGAACTGAAGGTTCTCCATAAAACGATTAAAAAAACCGAGGACGACATCGAACGCCTGTCGTTCAATACAGCCGTCAGCCAGTTCATGATATGTATCAATGAACTGAGTGATCTGAAATGTAACAAACGCAGTATTCTGGATCCCCTGATCAGACTGGTCGCACCCTTTGCCCCTCACATCGCCGAAGAGCTATGGCAAACACTCGGGCATAAGGAAAGCATTTGTCATGCCGGATTTCCGGTATGCGACGAAGCCTACCTGGCTGATGATACCGTTACTTATCCGGTATCATTTAACGGGAAAACACGGTTCACCGTGGAATTGCCGGCGGATCTGAGCCCGGCCGATATCGAGAAGGAAGTAATGGCCATGGAAAGCAGTGCCAAATGGCTTGATGGCAAGCAACCGCGGAAAGTGATCGTGGTACCCGGTAGGATCGTAAATGTGGTGGTCTGA